In Rhodobacteraceae bacterium LMO-JJ12, a single window of DNA contains:
- a CDS encoding SDR family oxidoreductase yields the protein MKRLKDKIALITGGAAGIGLETARLFLAEGAKVALVDLNKNDLQKASADLGKGDDVLTITADVSSAEDVARYVEATVERFGRIDVFFNNAGIEGKVAPLVDQDIADFDRVIAVNVRGAFLGLQHVLPVMMRQKSGSVINMSSIAGLQGSPNVAPYITSKHAVVGMTRAAAIEAAGANVRVNSVHPSPVNTRMMRSLEDGFSPGHAQEVKKQLETTIPLARYGETLDVANLVLFLASDEAGFITGGQYPVDGGMSAG from the coding sequence ATGAAACGTTTGAAAGACAAGATTGCACTTATCACTGGCGGCGCGGCGGGAATTGGTCTGGAAACGGCACGCCTGTTTCTCGCCGAGGGTGCGAAGGTTGCTCTGGTCGATCTTAACAAGAACGATCTGCAAAAGGCATCTGCCGATCTCGGTAAGGGGGATGATGTCTTGACCATCACCGCCGACGTGTCCTCAGCCGAGGATGTTGCCCGCTATGTCGAGGCCACGGTTGAGCGGTTCGGGCGCATCGATGTTTTCTTCAACAATGCCGGTATTGAGGGCAAGGTTGCCCCGCTGGTCGATCAGGATATCGCGGATTTCGACCGGGTGATCGCGGTGAACGTGCGCGGGGCTTTCCTTGGGTTGCAGCATGTTTTGCCGGTGATGATGCGCCAGAAATCGGGCAGCGTGATCAACATGTCGTCGATTGCGGGGCTGCAGGGCAGTCCGAACGTCGCGCCTTACATTACCTCGAAACACGCCGTAGTCGGTATGACCCGCGCCGCCGCGATCGAAGCTGCTGGCGCAAATGTGCGTGTAAATTCGGTGCATCCGTCGCCAGTTAACACCCGAATGATGCGTTCGCTGGAAGATGGGTTCAGCCCCGGCCATGCCCAAGAGGTAAAGAAACAGCTTGAGACAACGATACCTCTTGCGCGCTATGGCGAAACTCTGGACGTCGCCAATCTGGTGCTGTTTCTCGCCTCGGATGAGGCGGGTTTCATCACGGGCGGACAATATCCCGTCGATGGTGGCATGAGCGCCGGATAA
- the atpD gene encoding F0F1 ATP synthase subunit beta, which translates to MKDAREIGAKQLADGRIVAVRGGVVDVVFAGDGPLIDELLFAGEIPMQVMTFVENGAARCIALAPANGLGIGVPVRATGGPIKVPVGEAVLGRMLDLFGAPIDRLPPPVTDETRSIHRAPPPLSERVLRAEVLETGIKAIDLLAPIERGGKTGLFGGAGVGKTVLLSELIHNTLEHHHGVSLFCGIGERSREAEELWREMGEAGVRDKMVMLFGQMNAPPGVRFLVGKAALTMAEWFRDDREQDVLLLIDNIFRFVQAGSEVSGLMGRMPSRVGYQPTLATELASLQERIASTRKGAITSIQAVYVPADDFTDPAAAHIFSHLSASVVLSRKRASEGLYPAVDPLVSNSVMLTPNVVGQRHYDIARGVRRTLAEYEDLRDIIAMLGIEELSAHDRAIVARARRLERFLTQPFATVSASSGTSGRLVPMEVTLQGCEEILAQDTFEQPESAYYMIGALSEIGGAR; encoded by the coding sequence ATGAAAGACGCGCGCGAAATTGGGGCAAAGCAATTGGCGGACGGAAGGATCGTCGCCGTGCGTGGCGGCGTTGTCGATGTCGTCTTCGCAGGGGATGGCCCGCTGATTGACGAATTGCTCTTCGCGGGCGAAATCCCGATGCAAGTCATGACTTTCGTCGAAAACGGTGCTGCGCGTTGTATTGCGCTGGCCCCGGCCAACGGGCTTGGGATTGGCGTGCCGGTTCGGGCCACGGGCGGGCCGATCAAGGTTCCGGTGGGGGAGGCGGTGCTGGGACGAATGCTCGATCTGTTCGGCGCCCCGATAGACCGATTGCCGCCGCCCGTGACCGATGAAACCAGATCTATTCATCGCGCGCCGCCGCCGCTGTCAGAGCGGGTCTTGCGCGCAGAAGTGTTGGAGACCGGGATCAAGGCAATTGATCTGCTGGCGCCGATCGAACGAGGTGGCAAGACCGGTCTGTTCGGCGGTGCTGGGGTCGGCAAGACCGTTCTTCTCAGTGAGCTCATTCACAACACGCTTGAGCATCATCACGGTGTCAGCCTGTTCTGTGGTATCGGCGAGCGCTCGCGTGAGGCCGAAGAGCTTTGGCGTGAGATGGGCGAGGCGGGTGTGCGCGACAAGATGGTCATGCTGTTCGGGCAGATGAACGCGCCGCCCGGTGTGCGTTTTCTGGTCGGTAAGGCGGCGCTGACCATGGCCGAATGGTTTCGTGACGACCGTGAACAAGATGTGCTCTTGCTGATCGACAACATCTTTCGTTTTGTGCAAGCGGGGTCGGAAGTGTCGGGCCTGATGGGGCGGATGCCAAGCCGTGTGGGCTATCAGCCGACGCTGGCGACCGAATTGGCCAGCCTGCAAGAGCGCATCGCCTCGACCCGCAAGGGGGCGATTACCTCGATTCAAGCGGTATATGTGCCGGCCGACGATTTCACCGATCCGGCTGCGGCGCATATCTTTTCGCATTTATCGGCTTCGGTCGTGCTGTCGCGCAAGCGGGCGAGCGAAGGGCTTTACCCGGCGGTGGATCCGTTGGTGTCGAACTCGGTCATGCTAACGCCGAACGTGGTCGGACAGCGGCATTACGACATTGCTCGTGGTGTGCGCCGAACGCTGGCGGAATACGAAGATCTTCGCGATATCATCGCCATGCTGGGTATTGAGGAGTTGTCGGCGCATGACCGTGCCATCGTTGCGCGCGCGCGGCGATTGGAGCGGTTCCTGACACAACCCTTTGCCACGGTAAGTGCCTCCAGCGGCACGTCAGGGCGGTTGGTTCCGATGGAGGTGACATTGCAGGGGTGCGAAGAGATCCTGGCGCAGGACACATTCGAGCAGCCAGAAAGCGCCTATTACATGATTGGGGCGCTGTCCGAGATTGGGGGCGCTCGATGA
- a CDS encoding ATPase produces MNTDGPMRIRIGLPGASLFEGPAVGLNAVGENGAFGILPGHIDFVTALVPSVLLIDQPNGIERVFGIDEGLLVKIGRKVDIAVRRGVESADLESLRETVGAFYDTVEDEERVARVALSRLEADLVRRFAGLRTKA; encoded by the coding sequence ATGAACACGGATGGACCAATGCGGATTCGGATCGGGCTTCCGGGTGCTTCGCTGTTCGAGGGGCCGGCGGTGGGGCTGAATGCGGTGGGTGAAAACGGCGCGTTCGGGATATTGCCGGGCCATATCGACTTCGTCACTGCGCTGGTGCCGTCGGTGCTGTTGATCGATCAGCCAAACGGCATAGAGAGGGTTTTCGGAATTGATGAGGGCTTGCTGGTCAAGATAGGTCGAAAGGTAGATATCGCGGTGCGGCGCGGTGTCGAGAGCGCCGATCTGGAGTCGCTTCGTGAAACAGTGGGCGCGTTCTATGACACAGTTGAAGATGAAGAGCGTGTCGCACGTGTCGCGCTCTCGCGTCTCGAGGCAGATCTGGTGCGCCGCTTTGCCGGGCTGAGAACCAAGGCATGA
- a CDS encoding AtpZ/AtpI family protein: MSEKRNNQAEEIGRGAARKKAARDHPGPSPLRGISTFGMVGWSVAVPTVGGAFLGLWLERAYPQSFSWTIALILGGVAIGVMIAWVWIDKEKGG, encoded by the coding sequence ATGAGCGAAAAACGAAACAACCAGGCCGAGGAGATCGGGCGCGGCGCTGCCCGCAAGAAGGCGGCGCGCGACCATCCGGGGCCAAGCCCGCTGCGTGGCATCAGCACTTTCGGAATGGTCGGCTGGTCAGTTGCTGTGCCGACGGTGGGTGGGGCTTTCCTTGGGCTATGGCTGGAGCGGGCATATCCGCAGAGCTTTTCGTGGACCATCGCGTTGATCCTGGGCGGGGTGGCGATTGGCGTGATGATTGCCTGGGTCTGGATCGACAAGGAGAAGGGCGGATGA
- a CDS encoding ATP synthase subunit AtpR — protein MIIEIDWTAFVFGAGAGLVVGTLFFAGLALGMRLALRVARPMAVLLPSSVIRIALLLAAGWWIAGQGATALAGFALAFIALRFVLLASLRPKTVERSALWS, from the coding sequence ATGATTATTGAAATCGACTGGACTGCTTTTGTATTTGGAGCGGGGGCGGGTTTGGTGGTGGGAACGCTGTTTTTCGCCGGGCTGGCCCTGGGCATGCGGCTGGCATTGCGGGTAGCGCGACCGATGGCTGTTTTGCTGCCAAGTTCGGTCATCCGGATTGCGCTGCTGCTTGCAGCGGGTTGGTGGATCGCGGGGCAAGGCGCCACGGCGCTGGCAGGTTTCGCGTTGGCATTTATTGCGTTGCGCTTTGTTCTGCTCGCGTCTCTTAGGCCGAAGACTGTCGAAAGGAGTGCGCTATGGAGCTGA
- a CDS encoding F0F1 ATP synthase subunit A, with product MELTPDNTIVFTIYGLPLNATILFTWIVMALLTVASILITRNLRPDVPPDRWRTVLEEIVLTIQGQIDEISARPDRRLLYFSGTLFLFIVTSNLLMVVPGWHSPTASLSTTVALALAVLVAVPIFGVASRGVGGYLHGYIEPNIIMLPFNIIGEASRGVSLAIRLYGNVMSGAVIAAILLGVAPFFFPVVMDMLGLLTGVIQAYIFAILATVYISSATAPPDTTNETPKEQT from the coding sequence ATGGAGCTGACTCCTGACAACACGATTGTTTTCACGATTTACGGTCTGCCGCTCAACGCAACGATCCTGTTCACCTGGATCGTCATGGCTCTGTTGACGGTGGCGTCGATCTTGATCACCCGCAACCTGCGCCCCGATGTGCCGCCCGACCGCTGGCGTACCGTTCTGGAAGAAATCGTGTTGACAATCCAGGGGCAGATTGACGAGATCAGCGCGCGGCCCGATCGCCGGTTGCTCTATTTCTCGGGTACGTTGTTTCTGTTCATAGTCACGTCCAACCTGCTGATGGTCGTGCCCGGCTGGCATTCGCCAACGGCGTCGCTTTCGACCACCGTGGCGCTGGCGCTGGCGGTGCTGGTCGCGGTGCCGATATTCGGGGTCGCCAGCAGGGGGGTGGGTGGCTATCTGCATGGCTATATCGAACCCAATATCATCATGCTGCCCTTCAACATCATCGGCGAAGCGTCGCGCGGGGTGTCTCTTGCGATCCGGCTCTATGGCAATGTCATGAGCGGGGCTGTCATAGCCGCGATCCTGCTGGGTGTCGCGCCGTTCTTCTTTCCGGTGGTGATGGACATGCTGGGCCTGCTGACCGGCGTTATCCAGGCCTATATTTTTGCCATTCTTGCCACCGTTTATATCTCGTCGGCCACCGCACCGCCCGACACGACAAACGAAACTCCAAAGGAGCAGACATGA
- a CDS encoding F0F1 ATP synthase subunit C has protein sequence MTDLSIIAAISIFTAGLTVSFGALGPALGEGRAAATALSSIAQQPDAASTLSRTLFVSLAMIESTAIYCFVVAMILLFANPFWNAALEAAAQGTGG, from the coding sequence ATGACCGATCTTTCCATCATCGCCGCAATTTCGATTTTCACAGCAGGACTGACCGTTTCGTTTGGCGCACTCGGCCCGGCGTTAGGTGAAGGGCGCGCCGCAGCCACCGCTCTCAGTTCCATCGCGCAGCAACCGGATGCGGCATCGACGTTGTCGCGCACGCTGTTCGTCAGCCTTGCCATGATCGAATCCACCGCCATTTACTGTTTTGTCGTTGCGATGATCCTGCTGTTTGCCAATCCGTTCTGGAATGCGGCGCTGGAGGCAGCGGCGCAAGGTACGGGTGGCTGA
- a CDS encoding F0F1 ATP synthase subunit B, with protein sequence MSIDWITVAAQIANFLVLVWLLKRFLYRPILDGIDAREREIAARMAEAATLCEAAEAAKAEHKAEIEGLQSGREDLLAQAREAAEAERDAVLRQARERLERERLAREEERIAETRRFRADLQHKGATALVALTRKALNDLAGETLEERIVARAATRLSQMTGDLTAAAGDGREAVITTRDTLRPQNRRQLEDQLKKAMPAIEVTFKTDPGQSPGLNLRLGGAQLGWSVDSYVEGLQDILDEQAERKEHANAA encoded by the coding sequence ATGTCTATCGATTGGATCACCGTTGCGGCCCAGATTGCCAATTTCCTGGTGCTGGTCTGGTTGCTGAAACGGTTCCTCTACCGGCCTATCCTTGACGGGATTGATGCGCGCGAACGTGAGATCGCAGCGCGCATGGCGGAGGCTGCAACACTGTGTGAAGCGGCCGAGGCCGCCAAGGCTGAACACAAGGCCGAAATCGAGGGCCTCCAGTCGGGTCGCGAAGATTTGCTGGCACAAGCGCGTGAAGCGGCGGAAGCTGAACGCGACGCCGTATTGCGTCAGGCGCGTGAGCGGCTTGAGCGCGAACGCTTGGCGCGAGAGGAAGAACGCATTGCCGAGACCCGCCGCTTTCGCGCTGATTTGCAACATAAGGGGGCGACTGCGCTCGTGGCGTTGACCCGCAAGGCGCTGAACGATCTCGCAGGTGAGACGCTTGAGGAACGCATCGTTGCACGCGCGGCTACGCGTCTTTCGCAGATGACGGGGGATCTGACTGCGGCGGCCGGGGACGGTCGGGAGGCAGTGATCACGACGCGCGATACACTGCGTCCGCAGAACCGCAGGCAGTTAGAAGATCAGCTTAAAAAGGCGATGCCTGCAATCGAGGTCACATTCAAGACCGATCCAGGCCAGTCACCCGGTCTCAACCTTCGATTGGGCGGGGCGCAACTTGGCTGGAGCGTGGACAGCTATGTCGAAGGGCTTCAGGACATTCTTGATGAGCAGGCAGAGCGCAAGGAGCACGCCAATGCCGCGTAG
- a CDS encoding F0F1 ATP synthase subunit alpha: MPRSQVDEEFGALLQAVLDAPPPEPRLSEIGRVAEIGDGIAVVTGLARALVDELLEFEGGLSGVVFDLEPNRLGVVLLGPSGSVVPGTDVRRTGRVVSVAVGASLLGRVVDALGRPRDGRGPVTSVRRRPIEIEAPDILSRAPVSRPLATGLKAVDAAVPVGLGQRELIIGDRQTGKTSIAIDTILNQKNTGVLCIYCAIGQRGDAVAKAIGAIRDGAMLENTIIMVAGDEEAPGLAFVAPYGAMTMAEVLAADGRDVLIVFDDLTHHAQSYRELSLLLRRPPGREAFPGDIFFVHARLLERSGQFVPSAGGGSITALPVVETQAENLSAYIPTNLISITDGQIYLSPRLVRRNQFPAVDLGVSVSRVGGKAQARAFRDVAGNLRVTLSQFEELEEFAGFGTRLDDDTRKRLVRGAAVRAALRQPERDPMSGDEQLAVLLSAMDGVFDGMTEARIATAMDAVRAVVRRDDDETGEIIRSDHRLDDNDRARIVDAARSAVSEV, from the coding sequence ATGCCGCGTAGTCAGGTTGACGAAGAGTTTGGCGCTCTGCTTCAGGCAGTGCTGGATGCGCCTCCACCTGAGCCGCGGTTGAGCGAAATCGGACGTGTCGCCGAGATTGGTGACGGTATTGCTGTTGTGACAGGTCTGGCGCGTGCGCTGGTGGATGAACTATTGGAATTTGAAGGCGGGCTGTCGGGCGTGGTGTTCGATCTTGAGCCAAACCGTTTGGGCGTGGTGCTTCTAGGGCCGTCTGGCTCGGTTGTTCCGGGCACGGATGTGCGCCGCACGGGGCGGGTGGTCAGCGTTGCCGTCGGTGCGTCTTTGCTTGGCCGGGTTGTCGATGCGCTGGGGCGACCGCGTGATGGGCGCGGACCGGTTACAAGCGTTCGGCGGCGGCCCATCGAGATTGAAGCACCTGATATTCTGAGCCGTGCGCCGGTTTCACGCCCTCTTGCTACTGGGCTGAAAGCAGTCGATGCTGCGGTTCCGGTGGGGCTGGGGCAGCGCGAGTTGATCATTGGCGACAGGCAAACTGGCAAGACGTCAATCGCCATCGACACAATCCTAAATCAGAAGAATACTGGCGTCCTGTGCATCTATTGCGCCATCGGGCAACGTGGCGATGCTGTGGCCAAGGCGATTGGGGCCATTCGCGATGGCGCGATGTTGGAAAATACGATCATCATGGTCGCGGGCGACGAAGAGGCTCCGGGCCTAGCATTTGTTGCGCCCTACGGCGCGATGACGATGGCCGAAGTTCTGGCCGCAGACGGGCGCGATGTGCTGATCGTGTTTGACGATCTCACGCACCATGCCCAATCCTATCGCGAATTGTCTCTACTCTTGCGTCGCCCGCCGGGGCGCGAGGCGTTTCCCGGCGATATCTTTTTTGTACACGCGCGGCTTTTGGAGCGCTCTGGCCAGTTTGTGCCGAGCGCCGGTGGCGGCTCGATCACCGCGCTGCCGGTGGTCGAGACCCAGGCCGAGAACTTGTCGGCCTATATCCCGACCAACCTGATTTCGATCACCGATGGCCAGATCTATCTCTCACCACGTCTGGTGCGCCGAAACCAGTTTCCTGCAGTTGACCTGGGGGTTTCGGTGTCGCGGGTAGGGGGCAAGGCGCAGGCGCGCGCGTTTCGCGATGTTGCGGGCAACCTGCGTGTGACGCTGTCTCAGTTCGAGGAACTGGAGGAGTTTGCCGGCTTTGGCACTCGCCTTGATGACGATACCCGCAAACGGCTGGTGCGTGGCGCGGCGGTGCGCGCCGCGCTGCGCCAACCGGAACGCGACCCGATGTCGGGCGACGAACAACTGGCAGTGCTGCTATCGGCGATGGATGGTGTCTTTGACGGTATGACCGAAGCCCGGATAGCCACGGCGATGGATGCGGTAAGGGCGGTTGTGCGGCGCGATGATGACGAGACGGGCGAGATTATTCGTTCGGATCACAGGCTGGACGACAACGATCGCGCGCGTATTGTCGATGCCGCCCGCTCGGCTGTGTCGGAGGTTTGA
- a CDS encoding F0F1 ATP synthase subunit gamma, with amino-acid sequence MAQTLERLIRRTDTMQSIRGIVRTMKTMSAINAAPYEQAARSIDAWRDTVLDALHAFLHCNGPLVQDRPGGMKDVIVVMGSDHGLCGNYNELLAAEAARHVAPDGSTRIVCVGAQMQDALSGEHMVPEAVMLPPANADGLNRLAGELVTWLERIRVEAGAYDIAVMLVYSQRGLHGRQGPVSQVLLPLDTGLLDELARRPWPARSLPQFSLPAPVLLAALIRNFLFATLYRACAEALVTENAARLARMSQAEQSVDEKLEELRGETRQVRQSEITTELLDVIVGFEAIRARDRRRRAGEEADR; translated from the coding sequence ATGGCGCAGACGCTTGAACGGCTTATACGGCGCACCGATACGATGCAGAGCATCCGGGGAATCGTGCGCACGATGAAGACCATGTCGGCGATCAATGCCGCGCCCTATGAACAGGCGGCACGATCTATCGATGCCTGGCGCGATACGGTGCTGGATGCTTTACATGCCTTCTTGCATTGCAACGGCCCTCTGGTTCAGGATCGACCGGGGGGCATGAAAGACGTAATCGTCGTGATGGGGTCGGATCACGGGCTTTGCGGGAACTACAACGAATTGTTGGCTGCTGAGGCTGCGCGTCACGTTGCACCAGATGGGTCTACGCGAATAGTCTGTGTCGGGGCGCAGATGCAGGATGCGCTGAGCGGCGAACACATGGTTCCCGAGGCAGTGATGTTGCCACCCGCCAATGCGGACGGGTTGAACCGGTTGGCGGGCGAATTGGTCACTTGGCTGGAGCGGATCCGCGTAGAGGCCGGTGCATACGACATCGCGGTTATGCTGGTCTACAGTCAGCGTGGCTTGCATGGCCGCCAGGGGCCGGTTTCGCAAGTACTCTTGCCGCTGGATACGGGCCTGCTTGACGAGCTTGCGCGGCGCCCCTGGCCCGCGCGAAGCCTGCCGCAATTCTCGCTGCCTGCGCCGGTTCTTCTCGCCGCGCTGATCCGCAACTTTCTGTTTGCCACGCTCTATCGCGCCTGCGCCGAGGCTTTGGTAACCGAGAATGCCGCGCGTCTGGCGCGGATGAGCCAGGCCGAGCAATCTGTCGATGAAAAGCTGGAAGAGTTGCGCGGCGAGACGCGCCAGGTTCGGCAAAGCGAAATAACAACTGAACTTTTGGATGTGATTGTCGGATTTGAGGCTATCAGGGCGCGCGACAGGCGCAGGCGGGCAGGCGAGGAGGCAGACCGATGA
- a CDS encoding CBS domain-containing protein — MNFGENRMLVHNVMRAKVSSVGPNTSVRAAAALMMDRDIGMLPVCEGGRPIGVVTDRDLVIRMLADITPSADLPVSAVMTPRVHTCRADQDVVSIAQLMGDTQVRRLVVCDNSGRLVGVVSLGDIARDASEELAGQALGEIVETR, encoded by the coding sequence ATGAACTTTGGCGAGAACAGAATGTTGGTTCATAACGTCATGCGGGCGAAGGTATCAAGTGTGGGGCCAAACACGTCGGTGCGCGCGGCGGCTGCGCTGATGATGGACCGAGATATCGGGATGTTGCCTGTGTGTGAAGGAGGTCGCCCGATTGGCGTGGTGACAGATCGTGATCTGGTGATCAGAATGCTGGCAGACATCACCCCAAGTGCCGATCTTCCGGTCAGCGCGGTGATGACGCCACGCGTTCATACCTGTCGCGCGGATCAAGACGTCGTGAGCATTGCACAGCTCATGGGGGACACGCAGGTCAGGCGCCTTGTGGTGTGTGACAACAGTGGCCGTCTGGTGGGCGTAGTTTCGCTGGGTGATATCGCAAGGGATGCCAGTGAGGAACTGGCCGGTCAGGCACTGGGCGAGATCGTTGAAACACGTTAG
- a CDS encoding Crp/Fnr family transcriptional regulator, whose translation MSIQTSPAPIAAPSGRRIRTALTEAFLAGGRMPVCQAAQGQILTHESAHADHALLVLNGWIALSKTLMAGDTEIIDVMLPGDFALIGTRIVPVAACTVEALSKVEYIIIRPDRANGPDAASANLREVLAASILTTQARFSELLLRLGRSNAVNRIAYALLEFHTRLQAVGLTNGAVFEFPITQHKFGEFTGLTNVHVCRTMRRLERDGIIAHPAPDMIELKDMNALCALADIDLDLFRKEILINRPVHAIHD comes from the coding sequence ATGTCAATCCAAACCAGTCCGGCCCCCATCGCCGCGCCCAGTGGCAGACGTATTCGCACCGCACTTACCGAAGCATTTCTTGCAGGCGGGCGCATGCCGGTCTGCCAGGCGGCTCAAGGACAGATTCTGACCCACGAAAGCGCACATGCTGATCATGCCCTGTTAGTGCTGAACGGCTGGATCGCCCTCTCCAAGACACTGATGGCTGGTGATACCGAGATCATCGACGTAATGCTGCCGGGGGATTTTGCGTTGATCGGCACAAGGATCGTTCCGGTTGCCGCCTGCACAGTCGAGGCTCTGAGCAAAGTCGAATACATCATAATCCGGCCCGACAGAGCCAACGGCCCAGATGCGGCCTCCGCCAACCTGCGCGAGGTTCTGGCCGCGTCCATCCTGACGACACAGGCGCGCTTCTCCGAATTGTTGCTGCGTCTGGGGCGCAGCAATGCGGTAAACAGAATTGCCTATGCACTCCTTGAGTTTCACACGAGGCTGCAAGCGGTTGGGCTTACCAACGGCGCAGTTTTCGAATTCCCGATCACTCAGCATAAGTTCGGCGAATTTACCGGCCTGACGAATGTTCACGTTTGCCGCACCATGCGCCGATTGGAACGCGACGGGATCATCGCGCATCCAGCACCCGACATGATCGAACTGAAAGATATGAACGCGCTCTGCGCCCTCGCGGACATAGACCTCGATCTCTTTCGCAAGGAGATCCTGATCAATCGACCGGTTCACGCCATACACGACTAA